A region from the Sorex araneus isolate mSorAra2 chromosome 6, mSorAra2.pri, whole genome shotgun sequence genome encodes:
- the PPFIA1 gene encoding liprin-alpha-1 isoform X6: MMCEVMPTINETESPLGGGGSPGGGTQDSGSPAPLDADSQFEQLMVSMLDERDRILDTLRETQETLALTQGKLHEVGHERDSLQRQLTSSLPQEFTALSKELSVCREQLLEREEEVAELKAERNNTRLLLEHLECLVSRHERSLRMTVVKRQAQSPAGVSSEVEVLKALKSLFEHHKALDEKVRERLRLALERCSLLEEELESTHKELMTLKEQNNQKKTLTDGVLELNHEEGSAPSTNGKRSSGGSLGPEEDQARVLELQDIVDKQSREQAQMKERLTALSSQVVELEEDLDTARKDLIKSEEMNSKLQRDVREALAQKEDMEERITTLEKRYLAAQREATSVHDLNDKLENEIATKDSMQRQTEDKNRQLQERLELAEQKLQQTLRKAETLPEVEAELAQRVAALSKPDALSPGSPAAPDAKLLALAAQLGKAEERHGNIEERLRQMEAQLEEKNQELQRARQREKMNEEHNKRLSDTVDRLLSESNERLQLHLKERMAALEEKNSLLREVESAKKQLEETQHEKDQLLLTVEALRTELEQTRLRGASLHHGRPHLGSVPDFRLPMADGPADAYGSGAVLRRPQKGRLAALRDEPSKVQTLNEQDWERAQQASVLANVAQAFESDVDVSDGEEDGDAPLSSAALLSPSGQADAQTLAMMLQEQLDAINQEIRLIQEEKESTEQRAEEIESRVGSGSLDNLGRFRSMSSIPPYPASSLAGSSPPNSGRSTPRRIPHSPAREVDRLGIMTLPSDLRKHRRKPPAPRDEVPDDKTTIKCETSPPPSPRAPRPERLHKGAVHTVSHEELRELRNSTGSQDGPASNPSSSNSSQDSLHKAPKKKGIKSSIGRLFGKKEKGRPGHASRESPGQAGVSETENSSPDALGLGKLGGQAEKNRKLQKKHQLLEEARRQGLPFAQWDGPTVVVWLELWVGMPAWYVAACRANVKSGAIMSALSDTEIQREIGISNPLHRLKLRLAIQEIMSLTSPSAPPTSRTTLAYGDMNHEWIGNEWLPSLGLPQYRSYFMECLVDARMLDHLTKKDLRGQLKMVDSFHRTSFQCGIMCLRRLNYDRKELERRREESQNEVKDVLVWSNDRMVRWILSIGLREYANNLTESGVHGAIIALDESFDFNTLALLLQIPTQNTQARAVLEREFNNLLAMGTDRRFDEDDEKSFRRAPSWRKKFRPKDIRGLAVGSAETLPANFRVAPSLSSPAMQPKKTQLDGSVPGTQRLDPAAVRTYSC, encoded by the exons GAGTTCACGGCCCTCAGCAAGGAGCTCAGCGTGTGCCGGGAGCAGCTGCTGGAGCGAGAGGAGGAGGTGGCCGAGCTGAAGGCGGAGAGGAACAACACCCGG CTGCTGCTGGAGCACCTCGAGTGCCTCGTGTCCCGGCACGAGCGCTCGCTGCGGATGACGGTGGTCAAGAGGCAGGCGCAGTCGCCGGCCGGCGTGTCCAGTGAGGTGGAGGTCCTCAAGGCGCTCAAGTCCTTGTTCGAACACCACAAGGCCCTGGACGAGAAG GTGCGTGAGCGGCTGCGATTGGCCCTGGAAAGGTGCAGCCTGCTCGAGGAGGAGCTGGAGTCCACGCACAAGGAG TTAATGACTCTTAAAGAAcagaataatcagaaaaaaacacTAACCGATGGGGTGCTCGAACTAAACCATGAAGAAGGAAGTGCACCGAGCACAAATGGAAAG CGGTCCTCTGGCGGCTCGCTGGGCCCCGAGGAGGACCAGGCCAGAGTGCTGGAGTTGCAGGACATCGTGGACAAGCAGTCACGGGAGCAGGCCCAGATGAAGGAGCGCCTGACCGCCCTCTCCAGCCAAGTGGTCGAGCTCGAGGAGGACCTGGACACGGCCAGGAAGGACCTCATCAAGTCGGAGGAGATGAACAGCAAGCTGCAGCGCGACGTGCGCGAG GCCTTGGCCCAGAAGGAGGACATGGAGGAGAGAATCACCACCCTGGAGAAGCGCTACCTCGCGGCCCAGCGGGAGGCCACCTCCGTGCACGACCTCAACGACAAACTGGAGAACGAGATCGCCACCAAGGATTCCATGCAGCGGCAG ACGGAGGACAAGAACCGGCAGCTGCAGGAGCGCCTGGAACTGGCCGAGCAGAAGCTGCAGCAGACGCTGCGGAAGGCCGAGACGCTGCCCGAGGTGGAGGCCGAGCTGGCGCAGCGGGTGGCCGCGCTCTCCAAG CCTGACGCTCTGTCTCCGGGAAGCCCTGCTGCTCCGGACGCTAAGCTGCTGGCCCTCGCCGCCCAGCTCGGGAAG GCGGAGGAGAGGCACGGGAACATCGAGGAGCGGCTGCGGCAGATGGAGGCGCAGCTGGAGGAGAAGAACCAGGAGCTGCAGCGG GCCAGGCAGAGGGAGAAGATGAACGAGGAGCATAACAAGCGCCTGTCGGACACCGTGGACAGGCTGCTGTCCGAGTCCAACGAGAGGCTGCAGCTGCACCTGAAGGAGCGGATGGCCGCTCTGGAGGAAAAG AATTCTCTGTTGCGAGAGGTGGAAAGTGCGAAGAAGCAGCTGGAAGAAACTCAGCACGAGAAG GACCAGCTGCTGCTCACCGTGGAGGCCCTGAGGACCGAGCTGGAGCAGACACGGCTCCGCGGCGCTTCCCTCCACCACGG CCGACCCCACCTGGGCAGCGTGCCTGACTTCCGGCTGCCCATGGCGGACGGCCCCGCAGACGCCTACGGCAGCGGCGCCGTGTTACGGCGGCCCCAGAAGGGCCGACTGGCAGCTCTGCGCGACGAGCCTTCCAAG GTGCAGACGCTGAACGAGCAGGACTGGGAGCGGGCCCAGCAGGCGAGCGTCCTGGCGAATGTGGCCCAGGCCTTTGAGAGTGACGTGGACGTGTCCGACGGAGAGGAGGACGGAGACGCGCCCCTGAGCTCGGCGGCACTGCTGTCGCCCAGCGGGCAGGCCGACGCCCAGACGCTGGCCATGATGCTGCAGGAGCAGCTGGACGCCATCAACCAGGAGATCAG GCTGAtccaagaggagaaggagagcacGGAGCAGCGGGCCGAGGAGATCGAGAGCCGGGTGGGCAGCGGGAGCCTGGACAACCTCGGTCGCTTCAGATCAATGAGCTCCATCCCGCCTTACCCCGCCTCCTCCCTGGCCGGCTCCTCCCCGCCCAACAGCGGCCGCTCCACGCCCCGGCGGATCCCGCACAGCCCGGCCCGCGAGGTGGACAGGCTCGGCATCATGACACTG CCTAGCGACCTGCGGAAGCACCGTAGAAAG CCGCCGGCCCCTCGGGACGAGGTCCCGGACGACAAGACAACCATAAAATGTGAAACctcgcccccgccctccccgcgcgccccgcgccccgagcGGCTGCACAAAGGCGCCGTGCACACGGTCAGCCACGAGGAGCTGCGGGAGCTCCGCAA CTCGACAGGCTCGCAGGACGGCCCCGCAAGCAAccccagcagcagcaacagcagccaGGACTCGCTGCACAAGGCCCCCAAGAAGAAGGGCATCAAGTCCTCCATCGGCCGCCTGTTCGGCAAGAAGGAGAAGGGCCGGCCCGGCCACGCCAGCAGGGAGTCCCCGGGACAAG CTGGCGTCTCAGAGACAGAAAATTCATCCCCGGATGCCCTAGGACTTGGCAAACTGGGAGGACAGGCAGAAAAAAATCGTAAACTCCAGAAAAA GCACCAGCTGCTGGAGGAGGCCCGGAGGCAGGGGCTGCCCTTCGCGCAGTGGGACGGGCCGACCGTGGTGGTCTGGCTGGAG CTCTGGGTGGGCATGCCGGCGTGGTACGTGGCGGCCTGCCGCGCCAATGTGAAGAGCGGCGCCATCATGTCGGCCCTGTCGGACACGGAGATCCAGCGCGAGATCGGCATCAGCAACCCGCTGCACCGGCTCAAGCTGCGCCTGGCCATCCAGGAGATCATGTCGCTGACcagcccctccgccccgcccaccTCCAGGACG ACCCTGGCCTACGGGGACATGAACCACGAGTGGATCGGCAACGAGTGGCTGCCCAGCCTGGGGCTGCCGCAGTACCGCAGCTACTTCATGGAGTGCCTGGTGGATGCGCGCATGTTGGACCACCTCACCAAGAAGGACTTGCGCGGCCAGCTCAAGATGGTTGACAGCTTCCACCG AACCAGCTTCCAGTGCGGGATCATGTGCCTGAGGAGGCTGAACTACGACCGGAAGGAGCTGGagcggaggagggaggagagccaGAACGAAGTCAAAG ACGTGCTCGTCTGGAGCAACGACCGCATGGTTCGCTGGATCCTGTCCATCGGCCTCCGCGAGTACGCGAACAACCTCACCGAGAGCGGCGTCCACGGCGCCATCATCGCCTTGGACGAGTCCTTCGACTTCAACACGCTGGCGCTCCTGCTACAGATCCCGACCCAGAACACACAG GCCCGCGCGGTCCTGGAGAGGGAGTTCAACAACCTCCTGGCCATGGGCACTGACCGGAGATTCGATGAA GACGACGAGAAGAGTTTCCGGAGAGCTCCGTCATGGAGGAAGAAGTTTCGGCCCAAGGACATCCGGGGCTTGGCCGTGGGGTCCGCAGAGACCCTCCCCGCCAACTTCAGGGTGGCGCCCTCGCTGTCCTCCCCCGCCATGCAGCCAAAGAAGACGCAGCTGGACG GCAGTGTGCCGGGCACGCAGAGGCTGGACCCTGCTGCAGTCAGGACCTACTCCTGCTGA
- the PPFIA1 gene encoding liprin-alpha-1 isoform X5, translating to MMCEVMPTINETESPLGGGGSPGGGTQDSGSPAPLDADSQFEQLMVSMLDERDRILDTLRETQETLALTQGKLHEVGHERDSLQRQLTSSLPQEFTALSKELSVCREQLLEREEEVAELKAERNNTRLLLEHLECLVSRHERSLRMTVVKRQAQSPAGVSSEVEVLKALKSLFEHHKALDEKVRERLRLALERCSLLEEELESTHKELMTLKEQNNQKKTLTDGVLELNHEEGSAPSTNGKRSSGGSLGPEEDQARVLELQDIVDKQSREQAQMKERLTALSSQVVELEEDLDTARKDLIKSEEMNSKLQRDVREALAQKEDMEERITTLEKRYLAAQREATSVHDLNDKLENEIATKDSMQRQTEDKNRQLQERLELAEQKLQQTLRKAETLPEVEAELAQRVAALSKAEERHGNIEERLRQMEAQLEEKNQELQRARQREKMNEEHNKRLSDTVDRLLSESNERLQLHLKERMAALEEKNSLLREVESAKKQLEETQHEKDQLLLTVEALRTELEQTRLRGASLHHGRPHLGSVPDFRLPMADGPADAYGSGAVLRRPQKGRLAALRDEPSKVQTLNEQDWERAQQASVLANVAQAFESDVDVSDGEEDGDAPLSSAALLSPSGQADAQTLAMMLQEQLDAINQEIRLIQEEKESTEQRAEEIESRVGSGSLDNLGRFRSMSSIPPYPASSLAGSSPPNSGRSTPRRIPHSPAREVDRLGIMTLPSDLRKHRRKPPAPRDEVPDDKTTIKCETSPPPSPRAPRPERLHKGAVHTVSHEELRELRNSTGSQDGPASNPSSSNSSQDSLHKAPKKKGIKSSIGRLFGKKEKGRPGHASRESPGQAGVSETENSSPDALGLGKLGGQAEKNRKLQKKHQLLEEARRQGLPFAQWDGPTVVVWLELWVGMPAWYVAACRANVKSGAIMSALSDTEIQREIGISNPLHRLKLRLAIQEIMSLTSPSAPPTSRTSTGNVWLTHEEMETLAATPHTEEAEGSWAQTLAYGDMNHEWIGNEWLPSLGLPQYRSYFMECLVDARMLDHLTKKDLRGQLKMVDSFHRTSFQCGIMCLRRLNYDRKELERRREESQNEVKDVLVWSNDRMVRWILSIGLREYANNLTESGVHGAIIALDESFDFNTLALLLQIPTQNTQARAVLEREFNNLLAMGTDRRFDEDDEKSFRRAPSWRKKFRPKDIRGLAVGSAETLPANFRVAPSLSSPAMQPKKTQLDGSVPGTQRLDPAAVRTYSC from the exons GAGTTCACGGCCCTCAGCAAGGAGCTCAGCGTGTGCCGGGAGCAGCTGCTGGAGCGAGAGGAGGAGGTGGCCGAGCTGAAGGCGGAGAGGAACAACACCCGG CTGCTGCTGGAGCACCTCGAGTGCCTCGTGTCCCGGCACGAGCGCTCGCTGCGGATGACGGTGGTCAAGAGGCAGGCGCAGTCGCCGGCCGGCGTGTCCAGTGAGGTGGAGGTCCTCAAGGCGCTCAAGTCCTTGTTCGAACACCACAAGGCCCTGGACGAGAAG GTGCGTGAGCGGCTGCGATTGGCCCTGGAAAGGTGCAGCCTGCTCGAGGAGGAGCTGGAGTCCACGCACAAGGAG TTAATGACTCTTAAAGAAcagaataatcagaaaaaaacacTAACCGATGGGGTGCTCGAACTAAACCATGAAGAAGGAAGTGCACCGAGCACAAATGGAAAG CGGTCCTCTGGCGGCTCGCTGGGCCCCGAGGAGGACCAGGCCAGAGTGCTGGAGTTGCAGGACATCGTGGACAAGCAGTCACGGGAGCAGGCCCAGATGAAGGAGCGCCTGACCGCCCTCTCCAGCCAAGTGGTCGAGCTCGAGGAGGACCTGGACACGGCCAGGAAGGACCTCATCAAGTCGGAGGAGATGAACAGCAAGCTGCAGCGCGACGTGCGCGAG GCCTTGGCCCAGAAGGAGGACATGGAGGAGAGAATCACCACCCTGGAGAAGCGCTACCTCGCGGCCCAGCGGGAGGCCACCTCCGTGCACGACCTCAACGACAAACTGGAGAACGAGATCGCCACCAAGGATTCCATGCAGCGGCAG ACGGAGGACAAGAACCGGCAGCTGCAGGAGCGCCTGGAACTGGCCGAGCAGAAGCTGCAGCAGACGCTGCGGAAGGCCGAGACGCTGCCCGAGGTGGAGGCCGAGCTGGCGCAGCGGGTGGCCGCGCTCTCCAAG GCGGAGGAGAGGCACGGGAACATCGAGGAGCGGCTGCGGCAGATGGAGGCGCAGCTGGAGGAGAAGAACCAGGAGCTGCAGCGG GCCAGGCAGAGGGAGAAGATGAACGAGGAGCATAACAAGCGCCTGTCGGACACCGTGGACAGGCTGCTGTCCGAGTCCAACGAGAGGCTGCAGCTGCACCTGAAGGAGCGGATGGCCGCTCTGGAGGAAAAG AATTCTCTGTTGCGAGAGGTGGAAAGTGCGAAGAAGCAGCTGGAAGAAACTCAGCACGAGAAG GACCAGCTGCTGCTCACCGTGGAGGCCCTGAGGACCGAGCTGGAGCAGACACGGCTCCGCGGCGCTTCCCTCCACCACGG CCGACCCCACCTGGGCAGCGTGCCTGACTTCCGGCTGCCCATGGCGGACGGCCCCGCAGACGCCTACGGCAGCGGCGCCGTGTTACGGCGGCCCCAGAAGGGCCGACTGGCAGCTCTGCGCGACGAGCCTTCCAAG GTGCAGACGCTGAACGAGCAGGACTGGGAGCGGGCCCAGCAGGCGAGCGTCCTGGCGAATGTGGCCCAGGCCTTTGAGAGTGACGTGGACGTGTCCGACGGAGAGGAGGACGGAGACGCGCCCCTGAGCTCGGCGGCACTGCTGTCGCCCAGCGGGCAGGCCGACGCCCAGACGCTGGCCATGATGCTGCAGGAGCAGCTGGACGCCATCAACCAGGAGATCAG GCTGAtccaagaggagaaggagagcacGGAGCAGCGGGCCGAGGAGATCGAGAGCCGGGTGGGCAGCGGGAGCCTGGACAACCTCGGTCGCTTCAGATCAATGAGCTCCATCCCGCCTTACCCCGCCTCCTCCCTGGCCGGCTCCTCCCCGCCCAACAGCGGCCGCTCCACGCCCCGGCGGATCCCGCACAGCCCGGCCCGCGAGGTGGACAGGCTCGGCATCATGACACTG CCTAGCGACCTGCGGAAGCACCGTAGAAAG CCGCCGGCCCCTCGGGACGAGGTCCCGGACGACAAGACAACCATAAAATGTGAAACctcgcccccgccctccccgcgcgccccgcgccccgagcGGCTGCACAAAGGCGCCGTGCACACGGTCAGCCACGAGGAGCTGCGGGAGCTCCGCAA CTCGACAGGCTCGCAGGACGGCCCCGCAAGCAAccccagcagcagcaacagcagccaGGACTCGCTGCACAAGGCCCCCAAGAAGAAGGGCATCAAGTCCTCCATCGGCCGCCTGTTCGGCAAGAAGGAGAAGGGCCGGCCCGGCCACGCCAGCAGGGAGTCCCCGGGACAAG CTGGCGTCTCAGAGACAGAAAATTCATCCCCGGATGCCCTAGGACTTGGCAAACTGGGAGGACAGGCAGAAAAAAATCGTAAACTCCAGAAAAA GCACCAGCTGCTGGAGGAGGCCCGGAGGCAGGGGCTGCCCTTCGCGCAGTGGGACGGGCCGACCGTGGTGGTCTGGCTGGAG CTCTGGGTGGGCATGCCGGCGTGGTACGTGGCGGCCTGCCGCGCCAATGTGAAGAGCGGCGCCATCATGTCGGCCCTGTCGGACACGGAGATCCAGCGCGAGATCGGCATCAGCAACCCGCTGCACCGGCTCAAGCTGCGCCTGGCCATCCAGGAGATCATGTCGCTGACcagcccctccgccccgcccaccTCCAGGACG AGCACGGGAAATGTCTGGTTAACACACGAAGAGATGGAAACGCTCGCAGCCACGCCACACACG GAAGAGGCGGAGGGAAGCTGGGCTCAG ACCCTGGCCTACGGGGACATGAACCACGAGTGGATCGGCAACGAGTGGCTGCCCAGCCTGGGGCTGCCGCAGTACCGCAGCTACTTCATGGAGTGCCTGGTGGATGCGCGCATGTTGGACCACCTCACCAAGAAGGACTTGCGCGGCCAGCTCAAGATGGTTGACAGCTTCCACCG AACCAGCTTCCAGTGCGGGATCATGTGCCTGAGGAGGCTGAACTACGACCGGAAGGAGCTGGagcggaggagggaggagagccaGAACGAAGTCAAAG ACGTGCTCGTCTGGAGCAACGACCGCATGGTTCGCTGGATCCTGTCCATCGGCCTCCGCGAGTACGCGAACAACCTCACCGAGAGCGGCGTCCACGGCGCCATCATCGCCTTGGACGAGTCCTTCGACTTCAACACGCTGGCGCTCCTGCTACAGATCCCGACCCAGAACACACAG GCCCGCGCGGTCCTGGAGAGGGAGTTCAACAACCTCCTGGCCATGGGCACTGACCGGAGATTCGATGAA GACGACGAGAAGAGTTTCCGGAGAGCTCCGTCATGGAGGAAGAAGTTTCGGCCCAAGGACATCCGGGGCTTGGCCGTGGGGTCCGCAGAGACCCTCCCCGCCAACTTCAGGGTGGCGCCCTCGCTGTCCTCCCCCGCCATGCAGCCAAAGAAGACGCAGCTGGACG GCAGTGTGCCGGGCACGCAGAGGCTGGACCCTGCTGCAGTCAGGACCTACTCCTGCTGA
- the PPFIA1 gene encoding liprin-alpha-1 isoform X3 has product MMCEVMPTINETESPLGGGGSPGGGTQDSGSPAPLDADSQFEQLMVSMLDERDRILDTLRETQETLALTQGKLHEVGHERDSLQRQLTSSLPQEFTALSKELSVCREQLLEREEEVAELKAERNNTRLLLEHLECLVSRHERSLRMTVVKRQAQSPAGVSSEVEVLKALKSLFEHHKALDEKVRERLRLALERCSLLEEELESTHKELMTLKEQNNQKKTLTDGVLELNHEEGSAPSTNGKRSSGGSLGPEEDQARVLELQDIVDKQSREQAQMKERLTALSSQVVELEEDLDTARKDLIKSEEMNSKLQRDVREALAQKEDMEERITTLEKRYLAAQREATSVHDLNDKLENEIATKDSMQRQTEDKNRQLQERLELAEQKLQQTLRKAETLPEVEAELAQRVAALSKPDALSPGSPAAPDAKLLALAAQLGKAEERHGNIEERLRQMEAQLEEKNQELQRARQREKMNEEHNKRLSDTVDRLLSESNERLQLHLKERMAALEEKNSLLREVESAKKQLEETQHEKDQLLLTVEALRTELEQTRLRGASLHHGRPHLGSVPDFRLPMADGPADAYGSGAVLRRPQKGRLAALRDEPSKVQTLNEQDWERAQQASVLANVAQAFESDVDVSDGEEDGDAPLSSAALLSPSGQADAQTLAMMLQEQLDAINQEIRLIQEEKESTEQRAEEIESRVGSGSLDNLGRFRSMSSIPPYPASSLAGSSPPNSGRSTPRRIPHSPAREVDRLGIMTLPPAPRDEVPDDKTTIKCETSPPPSPRAPRPERLHKGAVHTVSHEELRELRNSTGSQDGPASNPSSSNSSQDSLHKAPKKKGIKSSIGRLFGKKEKGRPGHASRESPGQAGVSETENSSPDALGLGKLGGQAEKNRKLQKKHQLLEEARRQGLPFAQWDGPTVVVWLELWVGMPAWYVAACRANVKSGAIMSALSDTEIQREIGISNPLHRLKLRLAIQEIMSLTSPSAPPTSRTSTGNVWLTHEEMETLAATPHTEEAEGSWAQTLAYGDMNHEWIGNEWLPSLGLPQYRSYFMECLVDARMLDHLTKKDLRGQLKMVDSFHRTSFQCGIMCLRRLNYDRKELERRREESQNEVKDVLVWSNDRMVRWILSIGLREYANNLTESGVHGAIIALDESFDFNTLALLLQIPTQNTQARAVLEREFNNLLAMGTDRRFDEDDEKSFRRAPSWRKKFRPKDIRGLAVGSAETLPANFRVAPSLSSPAMQPKKTQLDGSVPGTQRLDPAAVRTYSC; this is encoded by the exons GAGTTCACGGCCCTCAGCAAGGAGCTCAGCGTGTGCCGGGAGCAGCTGCTGGAGCGAGAGGAGGAGGTGGCCGAGCTGAAGGCGGAGAGGAACAACACCCGG CTGCTGCTGGAGCACCTCGAGTGCCTCGTGTCCCGGCACGAGCGCTCGCTGCGGATGACGGTGGTCAAGAGGCAGGCGCAGTCGCCGGCCGGCGTGTCCAGTGAGGTGGAGGTCCTCAAGGCGCTCAAGTCCTTGTTCGAACACCACAAGGCCCTGGACGAGAAG GTGCGTGAGCGGCTGCGATTGGCCCTGGAAAGGTGCAGCCTGCTCGAGGAGGAGCTGGAGTCCACGCACAAGGAG TTAATGACTCTTAAAGAAcagaataatcagaaaaaaacacTAACCGATGGGGTGCTCGAACTAAACCATGAAGAAGGAAGTGCACCGAGCACAAATGGAAAG CGGTCCTCTGGCGGCTCGCTGGGCCCCGAGGAGGACCAGGCCAGAGTGCTGGAGTTGCAGGACATCGTGGACAAGCAGTCACGGGAGCAGGCCCAGATGAAGGAGCGCCTGACCGCCCTCTCCAGCCAAGTGGTCGAGCTCGAGGAGGACCTGGACACGGCCAGGAAGGACCTCATCAAGTCGGAGGAGATGAACAGCAAGCTGCAGCGCGACGTGCGCGAG GCCTTGGCCCAGAAGGAGGACATGGAGGAGAGAATCACCACCCTGGAGAAGCGCTACCTCGCGGCCCAGCGGGAGGCCACCTCCGTGCACGACCTCAACGACAAACTGGAGAACGAGATCGCCACCAAGGATTCCATGCAGCGGCAG ACGGAGGACAAGAACCGGCAGCTGCAGGAGCGCCTGGAACTGGCCGAGCAGAAGCTGCAGCAGACGCTGCGGAAGGCCGAGACGCTGCCCGAGGTGGAGGCCGAGCTGGCGCAGCGGGTGGCCGCGCTCTCCAAG CCTGACGCTCTGTCTCCGGGAAGCCCTGCTGCTCCGGACGCTAAGCTGCTGGCCCTCGCCGCCCAGCTCGGGAAG GCGGAGGAGAGGCACGGGAACATCGAGGAGCGGCTGCGGCAGATGGAGGCGCAGCTGGAGGAGAAGAACCAGGAGCTGCAGCGG GCCAGGCAGAGGGAGAAGATGAACGAGGAGCATAACAAGCGCCTGTCGGACACCGTGGACAGGCTGCTGTCCGAGTCCAACGAGAGGCTGCAGCTGCACCTGAAGGAGCGGATGGCCGCTCTGGAGGAAAAG AATTCTCTGTTGCGAGAGGTGGAAAGTGCGAAGAAGCAGCTGGAAGAAACTCAGCACGAGAAG GACCAGCTGCTGCTCACCGTGGAGGCCCTGAGGACCGAGCTGGAGCAGACACGGCTCCGCGGCGCTTCCCTCCACCACGG CCGACCCCACCTGGGCAGCGTGCCTGACTTCCGGCTGCCCATGGCGGACGGCCCCGCAGACGCCTACGGCAGCGGCGCCGTGTTACGGCGGCCCCAGAAGGGCCGACTGGCAGCTCTGCGCGACGAGCCTTCCAAG GTGCAGACGCTGAACGAGCAGGACTGGGAGCGGGCCCAGCAGGCGAGCGTCCTGGCGAATGTGGCCCAGGCCTTTGAGAGTGACGTGGACGTGTCCGACGGAGAGGAGGACGGAGACGCGCCCCTGAGCTCGGCGGCACTGCTGTCGCCCAGCGGGCAGGCCGACGCCCAGACGCTGGCCATGATGCTGCAGGAGCAGCTGGACGCCATCAACCAGGAGATCAG GCTGAtccaagaggagaaggagagcacGGAGCAGCGGGCCGAGGAGATCGAGAGCCGGGTGGGCAGCGGGAGCCTGGACAACCTCGGTCGCTTCAGATCAATGAGCTCCATCCCGCCTTACCCCGCCTCCTCCCTGGCCGGCTCCTCCCCGCCCAACAGCGGCCGCTCCACGCCCCGGCGGATCCCGCACAGCCCGGCCCGCGAGGTGGACAGGCTCGGCATCATGACACTG CCGCCGGCCCCTCGGGACGAGGTCCCGGACGACAAGACAACCATAAAATGTGAAACctcgcccccgccctccccgcgcgccccgcgccccgagcGGCTGCACAAAGGCGCCGTGCACACGGTCAGCCACGAGGAGCTGCGGGAGCTCCGCAA CTCGACAGGCTCGCAGGACGGCCCCGCAAGCAAccccagcagcagcaacagcagccaGGACTCGCTGCACAAGGCCCCCAAGAAGAAGGGCATCAAGTCCTCCATCGGCCGCCTGTTCGGCAAGAAGGAGAAGGGCCGGCCCGGCCACGCCAGCAGGGAGTCCCCGGGACAAG CTGGCGTCTCAGAGACAGAAAATTCATCCCCGGATGCCCTAGGACTTGGCAAACTGGGAGGACAGGCAGAAAAAAATCGTAAACTCCAGAAAAA GCACCAGCTGCTGGAGGAGGCCCGGAGGCAGGGGCTGCCCTTCGCGCAGTGGGACGGGCCGACCGTGGTGGTCTGGCTGGAG CTCTGGGTGGGCATGCCGGCGTGGTACGTGGCGGCCTGCCGCGCCAATGTGAAGAGCGGCGCCATCATGTCGGCCCTGTCGGACACGGAGATCCAGCGCGAGATCGGCATCAGCAACCCGCTGCACCGGCTCAAGCTGCGCCTGGCCATCCAGGAGATCATGTCGCTGACcagcccctccgccccgcccaccTCCAGGACG AGCACGGGAAATGTCTGGTTAACACACGAAGAGATGGAAACGCTCGCAGCCACGCCACACACG GAAGAGGCGGAGGGAAGCTGGGCTCAG ACCCTGGCCTACGGGGACATGAACCACGAGTGGATCGGCAACGAGTGGCTGCCCAGCCTGGGGCTGCCGCAGTACCGCAGCTACTTCATGGAGTGCCTGGTGGATGCGCGCATGTTGGACCACCTCACCAAGAAGGACTTGCGCGGCCAGCTCAAGATGGTTGACAGCTTCCACCG AACCAGCTTCCAGTGCGGGATCATGTGCCTGAGGAGGCTGAACTACGACCGGAAGGAGCTGGagcggaggagggaggagagccaGAACGAAGTCAAAG ACGTGCTCGTCTGGAGCAACGACCGCATGGTTCGCTGGATCCTGTCCATCGGCCTCCGCGAGTACGCGAACAACCTCACCGAGAGCGGCGTCCACGGCGCCATCATCGCCTTGGACGAGTCCTTCGACTTCAACACGCTGGCGCTCCTGCTACAGATCCCGACCCAGAACACACAG GCCCGCGCGGTCCTGGAGAGGGAGTTCAACAACCTCCTGGCCATGGGCACTGACCGGAGATTCGATGAA GACGACGAGAAGAGTTTCCGGAGAGCTCCGTCATGGAGGAAGAAGTTTCGGCCCAAGGACATCCGGGGCTTGGCCGTGGGGTCCGCAGAGACCCTCCCCGCCAACTTCAGGGTGGCGCCCTCGCTGTCCTCCCCCGCCATGCAGCCAAAGAAGACGCAGCTGGACG GCAGTGTGCCGGGCACGCAGAGGCTGGACCCTGCTGCAGTCAGGACCTACTCCTGCTGA